CTGCCCTTGCCAATTCGTCACGAGAGCCGCGCAACATGAACACGTTGGATCGGACATCACAAGAGCATCACTCCTGCCCTTCCTGTTGCGGCCCGTCCTGGTCGCGGCGCGGCTTTCTTGCAGGAGCCGGTGCGCTTGGCCTGGCCTCGGCCATCCCGACCGTTGCGGCATACGGACAGACAAGGCCAGCGCTGATCGATACCCACCTTCATTTCTATCCGCCCGAATATCAAAAGCTCTGGCTCGGCTACGAAGACGCACGCAAGCAGCCGCACTTTCCCGGTCAAGTCGCCTGGACCCGCGAGAAGCTCGTTGAGGACATGGACCGCAATGGCATACGGACCGGCATCCTGTCGATCGCCTCCACGCCGGGCGTATGGTTCGACCTCGGGCCGGCGGAAGCCGGCCGGCTTGCGCGCGCCTGCAATACATATGCGGCGGAGATGATGCGCGACCATCCTGGCCGTTTCGGCCTGTTTGCGACCTTGTCGATGCTGGATGTCGATGCCACGCTCAAGGAGATCGAATATGCCCTCGACACGCTGAAGGCCGACGGAATCGGACTGCAAAGCAGCTATGGCGACAAATGGCTCGGCAATGCCGCCTACAGGCCGGTGCTCGAAGAGCTGAGCCGCCGCAAGGCGGTCGTTTATGTGCATCCGCTGGTCGCGAGTTGCTGTAGCGCGCTCAGCGTCGGCACGTTTCCGGCGGTGATCGAGGTCCCGCACGACACCACACGCACGGTGACGAGCCTGCTGCTCAGCGGCGCCTTTGCCCGCCACCGCGACATCAAGTGGCTGTTCTCGCATGCCGGCGGCACGATTCCGATGATGGCCGGGCGGATCAATTCGTTCTATGGGGCGCGGCCCGACCTGAAGGAGTTTGCGCCGGACGGGATCGAAGGCGAGCTGCGCCGGCTTCATTACGACACTGCGAACGCGACCTTCGCGCCATCGATGGCGGCGCTACTCAAGCTCGTTCCCACCTCCCAGATCACCTACGGCACCGACTATCCGTACTTCGGCTTCAACCAGTTCGCGCAGCTGGAAAAACTTGGCCTCTCGACCAGGGATCTCGATGCAATCGGCCACGAGAATGCGGCACGCCTCGTTCCCCGGCTGCAGTCATAGAGCATCCTCGTGAAAACGTGGCGCGGGTTTCGCCCGGGCCCGGTGGCGCGGTACGTCACGGGCACGGTGATCCCGGTAGATGGGGCTGCGGAGGTATCGGTTTTGCGGCGGGGCTCCTGAATCCGATCAGCTCCTCCACTCGCTCTCAATAGCGGACGTGGCAGCTCGCCTTACCAGCCGGCCGACGGCCAGAAGCAGCCATCAGGGGGACTTCGAAAGTGAAGCAGATCACACAATGTCTGGACCAGGTGCGCTAGGTTGTGGGATGGCGGCACAGCTCGTCGGGTCAGGGAACAGCACCTGAACATCGGCCCAAGCGAGCATTGCAGCGCAACACATTGTACCTGCACGGGTCCTTTGTTACTTGCACCACCGTTGCCGCGTATGCGTAGGAGAGTTCAATGAAACATATTCGCGCATTTGCTTTTGCAATCGGGTTGCTGGCCCTGGCCGGCTTGGCGGCGGGTACCTGCCTGGTCGTAAACCCGACGGTCGCCGTCGCAGGCTGCAGCGGACGGTGCTAGACTGCACCCGCCGGGCCTGTCTCAACGCCCGTCAATTCGCCTCCTTGCTCAGATTGGCGAGTTGCGCCTTGAATTCACCCGTAATGTAGCGGCGTAGAAGATAGAGTTCGTGGCTGGGCACGTAGTGGAGATCCCGCAGGGATTTTTCCAGGTTGGCTTGCGCTTTCCGCTCGAGCCGCTCCTTCTCGTCGCCCTCTTTCTCCAAAGCCAGCGCGTGTAGTGCGAACGCATATCTGAATAGCAAGTCGCTGTCTGAATTGGCATCGACGATCCCGGGCTGCTCCAACAACCTCACGGCCTCTTTGGGGTTGCCCTCTTGCAACCAAATGTAGGCGATCGTGTCGGTAAAATTCGCGCGGCTGTCGGCCAGCCACGCCTCCGTTTTCCCCTTTATTCTCTTCACTTCATCCAAGGCCTTTTGTGCATACTCTTCCTTGGCCACCTTCAGATCGGCTCCGTATGTGGCGTAAGTCCACGCAACTTTATTCAACGCTCGCACGCGGTCTTCAGGCGCAGTTGCATTTTTTAGCTCCTTTTTCCTTAAGCTGATATCGTCGTTGAAACCCTTGGCTTCTTCGATCCGGGTATCCTTGAGTTGATCAGCGAATTTTTCAATTTGTGGAAGGGACCATCCAAAGGCCAACCACCATGCCGTGCCAGCAAGCTTGAGCTCCCCATCTATTATCGCGACGTTCCGAAACGACGCAGACCGAAGATCTGCATTTGAAAAATCATTGACGCCGTTGAATTGCGCATGGTCGAAAATAGCGCGATACAAAATTGCGCCGGAGAAATTCGATTGAGCAATGACTGCCTCATCAAACCGCGCCGACGACAATTCCGCATTCCGAAATTCCGCATCATATATCTTGCATTGGGAAAATGACGCATATCTGAGCGTTGCGTCTATGAATTTGACCCTGACAATCGCTGACTTGACGAAATCCGCAATCGGGGGCGACTTGTCTCGATCATACATCTCTCTCAGATCCAGATCCTCCAGAGGCAGAGATTGAAAGCCAATCGGCCTGCCAAATTTGGCGAGCTTCTGGATTGCTTCTTCCGTGCTTCGCTTGTCACCGCCGGAAACTATCGTTTGTATCGCCTGCTGCACCTCAGCATCCTCCCAGGTGAGATAGCCTACCCGCAAACCGGCCCAAGCAACTGCAAGCGCGAAACCGCAGGCAATCGCCCCGGCAACGATCTTTTTGTTTCTGTAAGAAATATTCGCCGGGATAAACTCGCGCTCCAGCTCATTCAGGTCGGCATAGTCTCCCAACGCCTTGTTGGCTTGCCTGGCAGATGTCAGAGCGCGATCGGCGCGCGCCCGTTGCGCCCAGAACACCGCCGTGTCGCGAAAAGCAACGCGCTCAGTGATCAAGGCGCGAAGCTCGTCCCATTGGCGCGTCAGCGCCTCGTATCGCAACGAGATCAACCCTCCCGGCTCCTCGCGCAAGACACCCGATGCAATAAGAGCATTGAGCACCTCCCTTGTCCGCTTGTGATCACCAAGCGAAAGAAGGTCATCGCGCTTGACCGTCACTGGCTCGCATGAACCATCACCCTCGGGCATGCGAACGGTACGTAGCAGCATTCGCCGCGCGATGCTCTCGTAGCCGGCACCATCGTCACCAAGCCAAGGGGCTACACGCAGCAGAATGCGTCGCAAGGAGCTCTTTGAATCACCTGCATCTTTCGCATCTTTCCGTCTGAACGAGGCGAGCAAATCGTTGCCGTTGGCGACCGTGGCCTTGACCGTCTCCCGATCAAAAGGCCTCAGTAGAGTGTCGCCCCTTATCGATGGCCCCTGCTTGGAACGTGTCTCGCGAGGAAACGAATAGAGTTTCGCCAGCCAGAAATCGACGAGTGCCTGCGCCGTCTTTCGGTCATCCGGCGTATCCAGCACGGTACCAGTCATCGTGGCACGTTCGATGAAACGCTCTATCCTTTCAGCAATCTCGTCGCGGTCCAAGTCAGAAATTGAAAGCTCGTCTTCTGGAAGGATCGCGATCAATGCATCGCTTGCAACCTCGAAAGCCTTCAGCGAGACAAAAGGCGGAGATTCGTTTATTGTCGTGGTCATCGTGGTCAGATCCAATTATTCGCTCAAGAGAGAATAGAGCGGTGTCTCAAACTCCGTGATTTTCTTGCAAAGCGCGTTCAACTCGCGATCGACTTCTATGAAGCGACCTACACATTGATCGTAGAATGCGTTGAAATCTTCCTTGAGTTTTGAAATTTTACCCGGCAACTGCGGCTCCGCCGGCGAATCATCCGCCATCCATGGCTCCATCATTCCCCTCAACTCTAACGACCAGTCCTCCTGAGGGAACGCGTCGCACAAGCCGATGAGCTTCGCTTTGAACTGCGGCCATCTCGAAAATCTGGCTTGGGGCTGAACCTTCTTTTGAGTCACGGCGTATTCAAGATCGCGATTGAGGGATTGCCATTCGTCGTGCTCGGAGACCAAGCCCGCAAGGCGCGCGCGCAGTCTGCCGACTGCAACTGTCCCCTCGCGCAGCCGGTTCAAGGAATTCTCGGGCATGGTTGCGCCAAGTTTCTGCTCGACCAGCCGCATCGTTTCGGCAAAATTTTTGAGACCGACGTTCTTTACCCTGCTAACCAACTCCTCGTTGATGCTCGAAGCTCTCGGCAAAAGGTGCGTAAGCCGGTCGGGCACCAGCAGCACCTCCTCGTCGATGTCAGCCACTGCCACGCTCGCGGCCTTTTTCATGACTTCGCCGCAGGCATCCAGCTCGTTGATCCAGTCCTGCTCTTCCTCTGCGGTCGGAAGATCCACGGTTTGATTACGAGCTTGTCTGGCCAAGCTCCGCAGGAAAATTCCTTCCTCCCTCAGGTATCGCCGCACATCGTCACCCGATGTGAGGCGTGTGAAGTGGCGGGCAATCACATCGAGCCGCTTTTGGAGATCGTGCAGGCAATTATGCAGCGCCTTGTAGCTGGCCAGGACGGCGATCTGCTTGCGTGTCTTTTCGAAATCGGGCCGGTAACTTTCCATGATATGGTGGAGGTCCCGCGCATGCCTAATGCCGTTGAGTTGGATCAGCGCGCGCTCGATCTTGGTTTCCAGCTCGCGATCATGTGCCTCCTGAACGTCCGGATCGTCATTTAGCGGCTGTAGCGAGTAACGCGGGACCTGCTCTGCAAAGGAACGGAGAGCTTGATCTTCCGGATGTGCCGCGATGGCGCCGCGTAACAGCATGCTGATCATGCCAGGACCTTCTT
This is a stretch of genomic DNA from Bradyrhizobium sp. CB2312. It encodes these proteins:
- a CDS encoding pentapeptide repeat-containing protein, which encodes MDLTTMTTTINESPPFVSLKAFEVASDALIAILPEDELSISDLDRDEIAERIERFIERATMTGTVLDTPDDRKTAQALVDFWLAKLYSFPRETRSKQGPSIRGDTLLRPFDRETVKATVANGNDLLASFRRKDAKDAGDSKSSLRRILLRVAPWLGDDGAGYESIARRMLLRTVRMPEGDGSCEPVTVKRDDLLSLGDHKRTREVLNALIASGVLREEPGGLISLRYEALTRQWDELRALITERVAFRDTAVFWAQRARADRALTSARQANKALGDYADLNELEREFIPANISYRNKKIVAGAIACGFALAVAWAGLRVGYLTWEDAEVQQAIQTIVSGGDKRSTEEAIQKLAKFGRPIGFQSLPLEDLDLREMYDRDKSPPIADFVKSAIVRVKFIDATLRYASFSQCKIYDAEFRNAELSSARFDEAVIAQSNFSGAILYRAIFDHAQFNGVNDFSNADLRSASFRNVAIIDGELKLAGTAWWLAFGWSLPQIEKFADQLKDTRIEEAKGFNDDISLRKKELKNATAPEDRVRALNKVAWTYATYGADLKVAKEEYAQKALDEVKRIKGKTEAWLADSRANFTDTIAYIWLQEGNPKEAVRLLEQPGIVDANSDSDLLFRYAFALHALALEKEGDEKERLERKAQANLEKSLRDLHYVPSHELYLLRRYITGEFKAQLANLSKEAN
- a CDS encoding amidohydrolase family protein translates to MNTLDRTSQEHHSCPSCCGPSWSRRGFLAGAGALGLASAIPTVAAYGQTRPALIDTHLHFYPPEYQKLWLGYEDARKQPHFPGQVAWTREKLVEDMDRNGIRTGILSIASTPGVWFDLGPAEAGRLARACNTYAAEMMRDHPGRFGLFATLSMLDVDATLKEIEYALDTLKADGIGLQSSYGDKWLGNAAYRPVLEELSRRKAVVYVHPLVASCCSALSVGTFPAVIEVPHDTTRTVTSLLLSGAFARHRDIKWLFSHAGGTIPMMAGRINSFYGARPDLKEFAPDGIEGELRRLHYDTANATFAPSMAALLKLVPTSQITYGTDYPYFGFNQFAQLEKLGLSTRDLDAIGHENAARLVPRLQS
- a CDS encoding trypsin-like peptidase domain-containing protein produces the protein MDEFRDAIARITIDGENGRGTGFLVAPDIVATALHVVADRKVEPPAFFAGTIQLEFRGHKTAAEVIPDKWNQDADCVLLRCLDPGPLEDYPTIPLRELDHSDDLFKTRGYPDAQPINGMIWAGKVMDHAAQLTSSYATRQSAYEPVLQLFCDEASAGTGAPPKGLSGAPIIVGSAAIGLMRFALMQEGRTVAGTLYGCSARDIVALDPERLSLRPPLAPTVLLTPEQMAQLEGLLVAAFTPNLDGLRRTVRFSLGVEAERSVTQAETVEEYVSALLPSLVQEGPGMISMLLRGAIAAHPEDQALRSFAEQVPRYSLQPLNDDPDVQEAHDRELETKIERALIQLNGIRHARDLHHIMESYRPDFEKTRKQIAVLASYKALHNCLHDLQKRLDVIARHFTRLTSGDDVRRYLREEGIFLRSLARQARNQTVDLPTAEEEQDWINELDACGEVMKKAASVAVADIDEEVLLVPDRLTHLLPRASSINEELVSRVKNVGLKNFAETMRLVEQKLGATMPENSLNRLREGTVAVGRLRARLAGLVSEHDEWQSLNRDLEYAVTQKKVQPQARFSRWPQFKAKLIGLCDAFPQEDWSLELRGMMEPWMADDSPAEPQLPGKISKLKEDFNAFYDQCVGRFIEVDRELNALCKKITEFETPLYSLLSE